The Candidatus Caldatribacterium sp. nucleotide sequence GCCGGGTTCTTAGCGGCCCTTGCCCGGGGGATGGAGGTTGAAGAGGCGGCACGGTTTGCCAATGCCGTTGGGGCTCTGGCGGTGACCAAGAAAGGACCGATGGAGGGAGCCCCCACGTGGGACGAAGTCGAAGCGTTCCTGAGGCGTTTCTCGTAAGGGAGTGGAACGTCCATGTTCCCAAGAAGATGCGTTGATGCGAGTCCCATTCGAAAGAAAGCCG carries:
- a CDS encoding carbohydrate kinase family protein, with product VAVKQGKRGSTVVTKEGKWSVPAFPVEEVDPTGAGDCYCAGFLAALARGMEVEEAARFANAVGALAVTKKGPMEGAPTWDEVEAFLRRFS